One genomic region from Nitrospira sp. encodes:
- a CDS encoding mercuric reductase: MSEHDQSLMLPDDEYNQALVANVHPADWVNPEPTGRYNIVVIGAGTAGLITAVIAASLGAKVALIEKHLMGGDCLNVGCVPSKGVIRAARAWADLRKAAEFGLHIPAGVRYDFGAVMARMRKLRARISQNDSAHRYAKLGVDVYIGSGRFLGFETVQVEGPSGNRILTFAKAAVCTGARAAIPDIPGLQEAGYLTNETIFSLTELPQRLGVIGAGPIGCELAQSFARFGSHVYLIEAMHGILPNEDRDAAGIVEQQMLRDSVKLLCCGKYLKVEKTEGGKRLTVDSHGRQYDVIVDEILVAVGRIPNMERIGLETAGVSYDKNGIRVNARLQSTNPKIFAAGDVCSRYKFTHAADAMAQIIIQNALFPHPLGLGYASVESLNMPWCTFTEPELAHVGLYEKDAKEKGIEAETYTYGLDEVDRAILDGEDEGFARIHIQKGTDKILGATVVAAHAGDIISEFSVAMKGGAGAKTIASTIHPYPTQAEVNKKVVNLWRKAHFTQGTKHFLMKLFAWMRR; the protein is encoded by the coding sequence ATGAGTGAGCATGACCAATCTCTGATGCTTCCGGACGACGAATATAATCAAGCGCTCGTCGCCAATGTGCATCCTGCCGATTGGGTCAATCCTGAGCCGACAGGCCGCTACAACATCGTCGTGATCGGAGCGGGGACCGCCGGATTGATCACGGCCGTCATCGCCGCGAGCCTTGGAGCGAAGGTCGCTTTAATCGAAAAGCATCTGATGGGTGGCGACTGTCTCAATGTCGGATGTGTGCCGTCAAAGGGAGTGATTCGAGCAGCCAGAGCCTGGGCCGACTTACGGAAGGCCGCGGAGTTCGGCCTCCATATTCCCGCCGGCGTGAGGTATGACTTCGGCGCAGTGATGGCGCGCATGAGGAAATTGCGGGCCCGCATCAGCCAGAACGACTCAGCCCACCGGTATGCCAAACTGGGCGTCGACGTGTATATCGGCAGCGGACGTTTTCTCGGTTTTGAAACGGTCCAAGTGGAAGGTCCGTCCGGTAATCGGATTCTCACCTTCGCGAAAGCCGCTGTTTGTACTGGTGCGCGAGCGGCCATACCCGATATCCCCGGCCTTCAGGAAGCCGGTTATCTGACGAACGAAACCATCTTTTCTCTGACTGAGCTGCCGCAGCGTCTCGGTGTCATCGGGGCCGGACCTATCGGATGCGAGCTGGCGCAGTCCTTCGCCCGCTTTGGGAGCCACGTCTATCTGATCGAAGCGATGCATGGCATCCTGCCGAACGAGGATCGAGATGCAGCGGGTATCGTTGAACAACAGATGCTTCGCGATAGTGTGAAGCTGCTCTGCTGCGGAAAATATCTGAAGGTGGAAAAGACCGAAGGCGGTAAACGTCTGACAGTCGATTCGCATGGCCGACAGTACGATGTCATCGTCGACGAGATTCTCGTCGCGGTCGGTCGGATTCCGAACATGGAGAGGATCGGTTTGGAGACCGCTGGAGTCTCGTACGATAAGAATGGGATCAGGGTGAATGCCCGATTGCAATCGACCAACCCCAAGATTTTCGCGGCCGGTGATGTCTGCTCACGCTATAAGTTTACACATGCCGCTGATGCCATGGCACAAATTATCATCCAAAACGCGCTGTTCCCTCACCCCTTGGGCTTGGGCTACGCCAGTGTCGAGTCGTTGAACATGCCCTGGTGTACGTTCACCGAACCGGAACTCGCCCATGTCGGCCTGTACGAAAAAGACGCAAAGGAAAAGGGGATCGAGGCTGAAACCTATACATATGGATTGGATGAAGTTGATCGAGCAATCCTGGATGGAGAGGACGAAGGGTTCGCGCGGATTCACATTCAAAAAGGAACGGACAAGATTCTTGGCGCGACGGTCGTGGCGGCCCATGCCGGCGACATAATCAGCGAATTCTCTGTCGCCATGAAGGGAGGGGCGGGGGCCAAAACGATAGCCAGTACCATCCATCCTTATCCAACCCAGGCCGAGGTGAATAAAAAGGTGGTGAATCTCTGGCGAAAAGCGCACTTCACTCAGGGAACGAAGCACTTCCTCATGAAGCTGTTCGCGTGGATGAGGCGATGA
- a CDS encoding type II secretion system F family protein: MELPFVAALVTFLVVMLLGTALYLYLERKEVLEVWRRRAENHEESLAEGPSSGNILDAAQAQLQALLEWFAKWNQPSDAEETKATRRLLVTAGYRSRKTPVFFIGSKLLLAVVLVVLFTMIPVKILGFPSTTTLLFYYVCLAACGYYAPLIWLKRVIADRQDALQRAIPDALDLMVVCVEAGLGLDQAIARVGAEVSQAHPALGDELNILSQELRTGVQRQAALRNLAHRTDLEEVRNLVALLVQTDRFGTSIGQALRVHADSMRTKRRLKAEELAAKLPVKLLFPLIFFIFPSMFIVTIGPACIRMVRVLFPALAGH, encoded by the coding sequence ATGGAACTCCCGTTTGTTGCAGCGTTGGTGACATTTCTGGTGGTGATGCTGTTGGGAACGGCATTGTATTTGTATTTGGAACGGAAAGAGGTCTTAGAGGTCTGGCGCCGACGCGCTGAGAATCATGAGGAAAGTCTCGCAGAAGGGCCATCCTCTGGAAACATCCTTGACGCTGCTCAAGCACAGTTGCAGGCCTTGCTCGAATGGTTTGCAAAATGGAACCAACCTTCCGATGCGGAGGAAACAAAAGCCACGCGTCGCCTTTTAGTTACTGCCGGCTATCGCAGCAGAAAGACTCCGGTCTTCTTCATCGGTTCGAAACTGTTGTTGGCCGTTGTGCTGGTTGTCTTGTTCACGATGATTCCAGTGAAAATTCTTGGTTTTCCCAGCACCACCACCTTGCTCTTTTATTATGTCTGCCTTGCGGCATGTGGATATTACGCTCCTTTGATCTGGTTGAAGCGCGTCATCGCTGATCGACAAGATGCATTGCAACGGGCCATTCCCGATGCGTTGGATTTGATGGTGGTGTGTGTGGAGGCGGGTTTGGGGTTGGATCAAGCGATTGCGCGTGTAGGAGCGGAGGTCAGTCAGGCGCACCCGGCTCTAGGGGATGAGTTGAATATCCTGTCGCAGGAACTGAGAACCGGGGTGCAGCGTCAGGCGGCACTGCGGAATCTTGCCCATCGTACCGACCTCGAAGAAGTCAGGAACTTAGTGGCCCTTCTGGTTCAGACGGATCGGTTTGGAACCAGCATCGGTCAGGCTCTCCGAGTCCATGCTGATTCAATGAGGACAAAGCGCCGTCTCAAGGCGGAGGAACTGGCGGCAAAGTTGCCCGTGAAACTCTTATTTCCCCTTATTTTCTTTATTTTCCCAAGCATGTTTATCGTGACGATCGGTCCCGCCTGTATTAGGATGGTGCGCGTGTTATTTCCGGCGCTGGCGGGCCATTAA
- a CDS encoding TadE/TadG family type IV pilus assembly protein codes for MTTGMRKLNERGVVAAEFALLLPVFLLILFGIIEFGMMMYGREIVTNAAREGARAGIVQGPPKRTSSDITTIANNYLTGTGIKQADVTFTPAGVGLSNPNMLTVTAQYSYNFLIPYIPAVVGIPNPLIITTQVVMRHE; via the coding sequence ATGACCACAGGCATGCGAAAGCTGAATGAGCGGGGTGTGGTGGCGGCTGAATTTGCACTGCTGCTGCCGGTGTTTCTCTTGATCCTGTTCGGCATTATTGAATTCGGCATGATGATGTATGGGCGCGAAATCGTCACGAATGCGGCGCGTGAAGGAGCGCGCGCCGGCATCGTGCAGGGGCCGCCAAAGAGAACAAGCAGCGACATCACCACGATTGCGAACAACTATCTCACAGGAACCGGCATCAAGCAGGCGGATGTGACTTTTACCCCCGCTGGTGTTGGACTCTCCAATCCGAACATGCTGACCGTGACAGCGCAGTACTCGTACAACTTTCTGATTCCATATATCCCTGCAGTTGTTGGAATTCCAAACCCCCTCATCATTACGACCCAGGTGGTGATGCGTCATGAATAA
- the cpaB gene encoding Flp pilus assembly protein CpaB, whose amino-acid sequence MKRYRPLVFFGLALVLGVVTSFLVFSWLQNEKNRLLAAPLSMTKNVQVLVANADIPWGTKLAPEMMLMQEIPTGAIPEGHFTTLDSIKDRVLLVDVKRNEMLLESKLAPLGTTGGGVAAVTDVNKRAMSVKVDDVIGVAGFIKPADRVDVMVTIEPTPGKPEHAISKTILENVKVLAAGTQMERKGKDEEPKPVQVITVEVDVEEAEKLALASTQGRLRLALRNPLNSERVLTKGANVGALLSSFQAKKVHDGDGGIRIEIIKGDVRKEIKF is encoded by the coding sequence ATGAAGCGGTATCGGCCTCTGGTGTTTTTCGGATTGGCGTTGGTGCTGGGCGTCGTAACCAGCTTCCTCGTTTTCTCGTGGCTGCAGAACGAGAAGAACCGGTTGCTGGCGGCGCCATTGTCCATGACCAAGAATGTGCAGGTCTTGGTGGCGAATGCGGATATTCCCTGGGGGACGAAACTCGCTCCCGAGATGATGCTGATGCAGGAGATTCCAACCGGTGCCATTCCTGAAGGACACTTTACGACGCTGGACTCGATCAAAGACCGAGTGTTGTTGGTGGATGTGAAGAGAAACGAGATGCTCTTGGAATCGAAGCTGGCACCCCTCGGGACAACCGGCGGGGGAGTTGCTGCCGTGACCGATGTGAACAAGCGGGCCATGTCGGTAAAGGTCGATGATGTGATCGGAGTCGCAGGCTTCATCAAACCGGCTGATCGTGTGGATGTCATGGTGACGATCGAACCGACTCCTGGAAAGCCGGAGCATGCCATTTCCAAGACCATCCTGGAGAATGTGAAGGTGCTGGCGGCCGGCACTCAGATGGAGCGGAAGGGGAAGGATGAAGAGCCGAAGCCGGTTCAGGTCATCACCGTCGAGGTCGATGTGGAAGAGGCCGAGAAGCTGGCACTGGCTTCGACGCAGGGGCGGTTAAGGTTGGCCCTGCGCAACCCGTTGAATAGCGAGCGCGTGTTGACCAAAGGCGCCAACGTCGGGGCGCTTCTCAGCTCCTTTCAGGCGAAAAAAGTCCACGACGGCGATGGTGGCATCCGGATCGAAATCATTAAAGGCGATGTTCGTAAGGAAATTAAGTTCTAG
- a CDS encoding cellulose synthase operon protein YhjQ/BcsQ, whose product MARLIAVSIDCRNEEVRRTFEDMVSRRLHYLIAKGQGTGAVDMLLLELDEFRPQHTFDHIRQLLSAAPDLEIFLTASRVDSQLLLEAFRVGVKEFLPQPLTRQDVEPALARFEERFAGKTSGLEMQAGKVIAVIGVRGGLGTSTVATNLAVSVQQTRHHEPVALIDLDVHGGDLGLFLDLPASQGLTHLTKDISRLDETILRSTLVRHPSGLQFLASGCEVYDDLTFEPGSMMRVMSLLRSIHRHVFIDCGHVLEPSVREVLDSADQVIMVTTLSLPVIRRTKRLLDVLFAAHYPPTKIALVVNRYEKDQKDLVAETETLLGIHMAGLIPNDYESASEAISHGKPLAVMASRTPIAQWYLRGAGQLIGEHAEGAALSKGQAKGLSFLGRCFSSIRMEVGRKPSVVGR is encoded by the coding sequence ATGGCTCGATTGATAGCAGTGTCGATCGATTGTCGGAACGAAGAGGTTCGCCGAACGTTTGAAGACATGGTCTCGCGCAGGCTGCATTACTTGATTGCCAAGGGCCAGGGGACCGGTGCGGTCGATATGTTGTTGCTTGAGCTGGATGAATTTCGCCCTCAGCACACATTTGACCATATTCGTCAATTGCTGAGCGCTGCACCGGACCTTGAAATCTTTCTGACTGCCTCGCGCGTGGATTCTCAGCTGCTGTTGGAAGCATTCCGGGTCGGTGTTAAGGAGTTCCTGCCACAGCCACTCACGAGACAGGATGTAGAACCGGCTCTGGCGCGGTTCGAAGAGCGATTTGCCGGGAAGACGTCTGGTTTGGAGATGCAGGCCGGAAAAGTGATCGCCGTCATTGGCGTGAGAGGCGGTCTCGGGACAAGTACCGTTGCCACGAATCTCGCCGTCTCCGTGCAACAGACCCGGCATCATGAGCCCGTCGCATTGATAGATTTGGACGTCCACGGAGGGGATCTCGGGTTGTTTCTTGACTTGCCTGCCTCCCAAGGACTGACGCACCTCACGAAAGATATTTCACGATTGGACGAAACGATCCTCCGCAGTACGTTGGTCCGGCATCCGTCCGGACTGCAATTTCTTGCTTCAGGCTGTGAAGTCTACGATGACCTCACGTTCGAGCCGGGAAGCATGATGCGCGTGATGTCTCTTCTCCGATCAATCCACAGGCATGTGTTCATCGATTGCGGCCATGTCCTCGAACCTTCAGTCAGGGAGGTGCTCGACAGTGCCGATCAGGTCATCATGGTGACTACGCTTTCCCTGCCGGTGATACGGAGAACGAAACGGTTATTGGACGTTCTCTTCGCGGCACACTATCCCCCCACCAAAATTGCGTTGGTCGTCAACCGCTACGAAAAGGACCAGAAGGACCTCGTGGCCGAAACCGAGACGCTGTTGGGCATTCACATGGCCGGACTGATCCCAAACGACTATGAATCGGCCAGCGAGGCGATCAGCCACGGGAAACCGCTGGCCGTCATGGCCTCAAGAACTCCCATCGCGCAGTGGTATCTGCGAGGAGCCGGACAACTCATCGGTGAACATGCCGAAGGTGCCGCCTTGTCGAAGGGACAGGCGAAAGGCCTGTCGTTCCTGGGCCGGTGCTTTTCGAGTATCAGAATGGAAGTGGGGCGCAAACCCTCCGTCGTAGGAAGGTAG
- a CDS encoding pilus assembly protein TadG-related protein, which produces MNNVKPKRLVDPLGNEQGAVAAMTAIFLVVLLAVAAAAIDIGHALVAKNELQNTADAAALAGTRALGVIYEGMTPAQQQIYVLTSGDRAVVTNAVQATAVANSAAGVPIAINAADIAIGTWNPATRIHTATVNQPKAVRVWARRDSSANGAISTFLASVVGLTSVSVGAVATADMTAVGQTAPGQLDVPFGISTYYFTQFGCGDAIKFYPNDGTPQACSAWHTFDQSPANANTLRNIIDGLRTGSYQSPGTAPGDTLNFINGQVNSAFPNLIQLYNAKKDANGNWDVFVPVYQSDACTPPNGPLPIVGYAEARITNVQGNPNARISATVLCNIFEGNTTGGGPPYGPVLSTIPGLVE; this is translated from the coding sequence ATGAATAATGTCAAACCGAAAAGGTTGGTCGATCCGCTGGGCAATGAACAGGGAGCGGTGGCTGCGATGACCGCCATTTTTCTCGTGGTCCTGCTGGCTGTGGCGGCGGCTGCGATCGACATCGGTCATGCGCTTGTCGCGAAAAATGAATTGCAGAACACGGCGGACGCTGCAGCGCTGGCCGGGACCCGTGCGCTCGGGGTCATTTATGAAGGCATGACGCCGGCCCAACAACAGATCTACGTTCTCACAAGCGGTGATCGGGCCGTCGTAACCAACGCGGTACAAGCCACTGCTGTGGCGAATTCCGCAGCCGGCGTTCCCATTGCTATCAACGCAGCAGACATCGCAATCGGGACCTGGAATCCGGCGACCAGAATTCATACCGCCACCGTGAACCAACCGAAGGCCGTACGAGTGTGGGCGAGGCGTGATTCGTCGGCCAATGGCGCGATCAGCACCTTTCTCGCGAGCGTGGTCGGGTTGACGAGCGTCAGTGTCGGTGCCGTCGCGACGGCAGATATGACGGCAGTCGGTCAAACCGCCCCTGGCCAGCTGGACGTACCGTTCGGTATTTCAACATACTACTTCACCCAGTTTGGTTGTGGGGATGCAATCAAGTTCTATCCCAATGATGGGACTCCGCAAGCCTGTTCCGCCTGGCATACGTTCGATCAGTCTCCCGCCAATGCGAACACGTTGAGGAACATTATCGATGGGTTGCGCACCGGCTCCTATCAATCTCCGGGAACCGCTCCTGGAGACACACTCAATTTTATCAATGGACAAGTCAACAGCGCTTTCCCGAATTTGATCCAGCTCTACAACGCCAAGAAGGATGCCAACGGCAATTGGGACGTGTTTGTCCCGGTCTATCAATCGGATGCCTGCACGCCTCCAAACGGTCCCCTCCCGATCGTGGGGTATGCCGAAGCCCGGATTACCAATGTGCAAGGCAATCCGAACGCGCGGATCTCAGCAACCGTCTTGTGCAATATCTTCGAAGGGAATACGACCGGGGGCGGTCCTCCATACGGTCCGGTCCTGTCTACGATTCCAGGGCTCGTAGAGTAG
- a CDS encoding type II secretion system F family protein, whose amino-acid sequence MLTALIGLGIFGTILLFMYACTTAYRMMAPRGVDRAVERIQNWSSPIETAQLEIVRKESLSEIPWLNDLLKRARRLQPFRVLHQQADCRTPLGVFVLAAAVLAVSGLLLALTMGQTTVLALLFAILLGAVPYAYLLWRKNQRLAMFERQLPEGLELISRALRAGHAFSVGLKMVGEEAADPIGKEFRQVFDEVSMGVSLPQALDNMTHRIDSVDLRFFITSVLVQRETGGNLAEIIDSLAGLIRQRFELQLRVKALSAEGRMSAVVLFGLPIVVGVLLFKMNPDYMGLLFTDPIGRNLATVGSIMMVVGALVMKRMVTIKV is encoded by the coding sequence ATGTTAACGGCGCTGATCGGCCTCGGTATCTTTGGCACAATCCTCCTATTCATGTATGCCTGCACAACGGCGTACCGTATGATGGCGCCACGGGGAGTAGATCGCGCGGTCGAACGGATTCAGAACTGGTCTTCACCGATCGAGACCGCGCAATTGGAAATAGTGCGCAAGGAGTCGCTGAGCGAGATTCCCTGGTTGAACGACCTGCTCAAGAGAGCCAGGAGACTGCAGCCATTCAGAGTGCTTCATCAACAGGCAGACTGTAGGACCCCATTGGGGGTATTTGTACTGGCAGCTGCGGTGCTTGCGGTGAGCGGATTGTTGCTGGCCTTGACAATGGGGCAGACAACCGTGCTCGCGCTCCTGTTCGCCATCTTGTTGGGTGCCGTTCCCTATGCCTATCTTCTTTGGCGCAAGAACCAGCGGCTTGCGATGTTCGAACGGCAGCTTCCGGAGGGATTGGAACTTATCTCGCGGGCGTTGCGGGCTGGCCATGCCTTTTCTGTTGGTCTCAAAATGGTCGGAGAAGAGGCTGCTGATCCGATCGGCAAAGAGTTCAGACAAGTCTTTGATGAGGTGTCGATGGGTGTATCGCTCCCGCAGGCGCTCGATAACATGACGCATCGGATAGACAGTGTCGATTTGCGGTTTTTCATCACCTCGGTCCTTGTTCAGCGCGAAACCGGGGGAAACCTGGCGGAGATCATCGATTCGCTGGCCGGATTGATCCGTCAACGATTTGAGTTGCAGCTACGAGTCAAGGCGCTTTCTGCGGAAGGACGAATGTCTGCGGTCGTCCTTTTCGGACTTCCCATTGTAGTTGGGGTGCTGCTGTTCAAGATGAATCCCGACTATATGGGTTTATTATTTACAGATCCTATCGGTCGGAACCTGGCGACCGTCGGGAGCATCATGATGGTTGTCGGGGCGCTGGTGATGAAACGGATGGTGACCATCAAGGTCTAA
- a CDS encoding pilus assembly protein N-terminal domain-containing protein has product MRLTHLRLGNHAQWIVGMVCSGVLLTGPSVVVAKNNDIQLVSLSKEPQQVNLVVGKSTVVSMPVAIKRASLADPHIADAMVLSPKQIYVTGKGYGTTNLTLWGQDDQVLAILDLDVGVDLVRLKQQLAELLPDETNIRLRGTHDHVTVFGTVSSEARLSQVLAVAEAYAPKKVLNFLKIYPEPPGTKVPADLQTVTVEVIKGTSVNAVKF; this is encoded by the coding sequence ATGCGGCTTACACATCTTCGACTCGGCAATCACGCGCAATGGATAGTTGGCATGGTTTGCAGCGGGGTTCTTCTGACGGGTCCTTCGGTCGTCGTGGCAAAGAACAACGACATTCAACTTGTCTCGTTATCAAAAGAACCACAGCAGGTCAACCTGGTGGTCGGAAAGTCGACCGTGGTCAGCATGCCTGTGGCGATCAAGCGGGCATCGTTGGCTGATCCGCATATCGCCGATGCCATGGTGTTGAGTCCGAAACAGATCTATGTGACCGGCAAGGGCTATGGAACAACCAATCTTACGCTGTGGGGGCAGGACGACCAGGTGCTCGCCATCCTGGATCTTGATGTCGGAGTGGACCTGGTTCGGTTGAAGCAGCAGCTTGCAGAGTTGTTGCCGGATGAGACGAATATTCGTTTGAGGGGAACCCACGACCATGTGACTGTATTTGGGACTGTGTCCAGTGAGGCGCGCCTGAGTCAGGTACTGGCCGTGGCTGAAGCCTATGCTCCGAAGAAAGTCCTGAACTTTCTCAAGATCTATCCCGAACCACCAGGGACCAAGGTGCCAGCTGATCTGCAGACTGTGACGGTCGAAGTGATCAAGGGGACATCGGTGAACGCGGTGAAGTTCTAA
- a CDS encoding CpaF family protein has protein sequence MLATKSMNGTELGTHYHDLKDRLHERVIDLVDMNAIGKMSQEAVTDQLSKLIEQLLQQESVPLNQRERAQITQDVLHEVQGLGPLEPLLADATVNDILVNGHKQVFVERFGRLELTPIRFKDDAHLKKIIEKIVSCIGRRIDESVPMVDARLADGSRVNAIIPPLAIDGPSLSIRKFSKDPLQLHHLTEKRSLTPEIGELLKAIVQARLNVLISGGTGTGKTTLLNILSGFIPNNERIVTIEDAAELQLRQEHVVRLETRPANIEGKGEIAQRELVKNALRMRPDRIIVGEVRGAESLDMLQAMNTGHDGSLTTVHANSCRDALTRIETLVSMAGFNLAPKAMRHYISSALDVIIQIARLSDGTRKVVSVQEVVGMEGDLITLQELFVFQQTSLDENRKVKGRFKATGVRPKFAERLAAGGIVLPSTVFDPTKVYEC, from the coding sequence ATGCTGGCGACGAAATCTATGAATGGAACTGAATTGGGTACCCACTATCATGACTTGAAGGACCGCCTCCACGAACGCGTGATCGATCTCGTCGATATGAATGCCATCGGCAAGATGTCGCAGGAGGCCGTGACCGATCAGTTGAGCAAGCTGATCGAGCAACTCCTTCAACAAGAGTCGGTCCCGCTGAATCAACGAGAACGGGCGCAGATTACGCAGGATGTGCTCCATGAAGTGCAGGGATTGGGACCGTTGGAGCCGCTGCTGGCGGATGCGACCGTCAACGACATTCTGGTCAATGGACACAAGCAAGTCTTTGTCGAGCGATTCGGGCGACTCGAACTCACGCCGATTCGCTTCAAGGACGACGCACATCTGAAGAAAATCATCGAAAAAATTGTGTCATGCATTGGGCGACGAATCGATGAATCGGTGCCAATGGTGGATGCTCGATTGGCCGACGGCTCCCGCGTGAACGCGATTATTCCGCCGCTGGCCATCGACGGCCCGTCGCTTTCGATCAGAAAATTCAGCAAAGACCCGCTGCAGCTGCACCACTTGACCGAAAAACGGTCTCTCACTCCAGAGATCGGAGAACTGCTCAAGGCCATTGTCCAGGCCCGCTTGAACGTCCTGATCTCCGGTGGAACCGGAACCGGGAAAACCACCTTATTGAACATCCTCTCCGGATTCATCCCCAATAATGAGCGAATCGTGACGATTGAAGATGCTGCCGAGTTGCAGTTGCGTCAGGAACACGTCGTCCGCCTAGAAACGCGTCCGGCGAACATCGAAGGGAAGGGTGAGATCGCGCAACGTGAACTCGTGAAGAACGCCCTTCGCATGCGCCCGGACCGCATCATCGTCGGCGAGGTCCGTGGTGCCGAGAGTTTGGACATGTTGCAGGCCATGAACACCGGTCATGACGGCTCGTTGACGACCGTCCATGCCAACTCCTGCCGGGATGCCCTCACAAGAATTGAAACGTTGGTATCAATGGCCGGCTTCAACCTGGCACCAAAGGCAATGCGTCACTACATCTCATCGGCACTGGACGTGATCATCCAGATTGCTCGCTTATCGGACGGTACGAGAAAGGTTGTCAGTGTGCAGGAAGTTGTCGGTATGGAGGGTGATCTGATCACGCTCCAAGAGCTGTTTGTCTTCCAGCAAACCAGCCTGGATGAGAACCGGAAAGTCAAAGGGCGTTTCAAAGCGACCGGTGTTAGGCCCAAGTTTGCGGAACGGTTGGCTGCCGGGGGCATTGTTCTTCCATCGACTGTCTTTGACCCAACGAAGGTGTACGAATGTTAA
- a CDS encoding type II and III secretion system protein family protein, with the protein MKLRNAITIMGLALGISAGAQAFGQDPVGGVAEQREPQKLELTMGKSKVLDLPVAIKRASLANPDVADTVVLSPTQIYLTGKTIGVTNLTLWNESGKMMGMYDVMIAPDVTRLKENLHKTLPDESGILVTSDHDHITLSGTASNSNNLNRALSMAEAYAPKKIVNAMQVGGVQQVMLEVRVAEMNRELIKRLGVNFVGVGNDFFVVSVLANLTSLASLAHPAGQMATIGSGITQAIQGAFGFNTGSISWIGFVDALKEENLLKVLAKPTLMALNGQEAAFLAGGEFPIPVPQAFGLVTIQFKKFGVGLVFTPNVLNSKHISLNVAPEVSELDFTNALRTQGFVVPAITTRRAATTIELADGQSFAIGGLLRDNVRESVKKVPVLGEIPILGALFRSSSFQKSETELVIIVTPHLVKPLDMAAQTLPTDYYVEPNDFEFYLMGFAEKSGYGGKAGQRSPAAEILSNSISTGSAMDGRVGHLLP; encoded by the coding sequence ATGAAATTACGCAATGCGATCACGATCATGGGGTTGGCACTTGGGATCTCAGCTGGGGCTCAAGCGTTTGGGCAGGACCCGGTTGGAGGAGTTGCAGAACAGCGCGAGCCCCAGAAGCTCGAGTTGACCATGGGCAAGTCGAAGGTGCTGGATCTGCCTGTGGCGATCAAACGAGCGTCGTTGGCCAATCCTGACGTGGCCGACACCGTCGTACTCTCTCCGACACAGATCTATCTGACAGGCAAGACCATAGGAGTCACGAATCTGACACTTTGGAATGAGAGCGGCAAGATGATGGGGATGTATGACGTGATGATCGCTCCGGATGTGACCCGTCTGAAAGAGAATCTTCATAAGACCTTGCCGGATGAAAGCGGCATCCTGGTCACTTCCGATCATGATCACATCACACTCTCCGGAACCGCCTCGAATTCCAACAATCTGAACCGTGCGTTGAGCATGGCTGAGGCCTATGCACCGAAGAAGATCGTGAATGCCATGCAGGTGGGCGGTGTTCAACAAGTGATGCTGGAAGTCCGCGTGGCAGAAATGAACCGCGAGTTGATCAAACGGCTCGGGGTGAATTTTGTCGGAGTCGGCAATGATTTCTTTGTCGTATCGGTGCTGGCTAACTTGACGAGCCTCGCGAGCTTGGCTCATCCGGCTGGTCAAATGGCTACCATAGGTTCAGGAATTACTCAGGCGATCCAAGGTGCATTTGGATTCAACACCGGGAGTATCTCTTGGATAGGATTTGTGGACGCGCTCAAGGAAGAAAATCTGTTGAAAGTCTTGGCGAAGCCAACCCTGATGGCGTTGAACGGCCAAGAAGCAGCCTTCCTTGCCGGAGGCGAATTTCCCATTCCCGTACCACAAGCCTTTGGCCTGGTCACGATCCAGTTCAAGAAATTCGGTGTCGGGTTGGTCTTTACGCCGAATGTCTTGAACAGCAAGCACATCAGCTTGAACGTCGCGCCGGAAGTGTCAGAGCTTGATTTTACGAATGCCTTGAGAACGCAAGGATTCGTGGTGCCGGCCATTACAACCAGGCGAGCGGCGACAACGATCGAATTGGCGGATGGGCAGAGCTTCGCCATCGGTGGGTTGTTGCGTGACAACGTCAGGGAGTCGGTGAAAAAGGTTCCAGTCCTCGGTGAGATTCCCATCTTAGGTGCCTTGTTCCGGAGCAGTTCGTTCCAGAAGAGCGAAACGGAATTGGTGATCATTGTGACGCCGCACTTGGTCAAGCCGCTCGATATGGCCGCGCAAACGCTGCCGACAGATTATTACGTGGAGCCGAACGACTTTGAGTTCTACTTGATGGGGTTTGCCGAAAAAAGCGGCTACGGCGGCAAGGCAGGACAACGGTCGCCGGCGGCGGAAATATTGTCCAACAGCATCAGCACAGGCAGCGCGATGGATGGTCGCGTCGGCCATTTGCTGCCGTAA